A genome region from Lucilia cuprina isolate Lc7/37 chromosome 3, ASM2204524v1, whole genome shotgun sequence includes the following:
- the LOC111690008 gene encoding probable serine/threonine-protein kinase nek3 isoform X1 gives MWQPSLNKNFYDTAAASYISGNNSQQDELAANLLHLQKLQLTDLLPPLAASNSTTAIPYHLQNTAATLNLSSPPATSFLNYFQQHLRALIQRQNLVTTTTTPFPPWSTSLAGNNSSNSNRHLLLASAAEVPEATFLTPPPPPAPLTTSTAQILDLLPLSLLTDSFLSLNPSYPPSLTSTYLPPSTSLSPNLSNPQQLKLYKQYLALEKAQLSNLINSKNFHHTPLNSINGYHSASLNLSQLTAPIPNLKTSSSTTSSINCDQLQQQQQKEQRALRKRRDNLKDLFLKQSQNSSTAINLTSDCDTDELLPPPKKKWIRHYLKEDANNTNNNSNDNNTTDTKNTSFMLLTNSTSSKLLKSSSSSSLSPPIQMATDDEEPEDVTMMKSKTAAETAATDGGNMSTFTLIGRNGEIIGNAAASKQMLLANGIRIAAPTATIGQVTQQPATTQVSLSKAINIPFNNKNIPLITGFPYQLTPTSSSPSTSQQAQQQTANGGSCMVLTNRPKTFIPLTPPPMSSRKFVEPTQSRIRSFSLSSHKLSANQHHQLHNGNNSNSMMVDEIPPTQQHHHSFGTNSSSSQHSTSSQHSPPRHVSSSLGASSAGSHYMHMLNAAGGQQSAVGAGSNHVTHATPRRRTISSTSNGAGTREVHNKLEKNRRAHLKECYEALKNQLSLKDEDRRKTSNLAILGEALKCVQTFQKRAQELEVESEHLANEKINLQKRIVSLKRELGPKYEQMFSGLGIFSDIEIGSIPNERETINDTHSLSSGRGSTLYSSSSSLSSGGSNGSSSGGSGSNTMSSPVGAGLQTAMPTTISPVINKINHNSNNNNINSTSPISINSNSNVVIQQQQRKNPTITTTIQAVAIPTQGGGGGGGISSPPAGSPTALVTFGSSLPLSLTAKNISATAVTRGSPTPSTPSPSPSSSSGVSSSSSLISSSPPINGVINNGRNVTVNIPNGLKLQATAAVAGAGLNGNGSGGGIAVSSLIAGGIGNGSTATAAATILATSAPAQGVNNTNNGKFPKIKILSTIN, from the exons atgtGGCAACcttccttaaataaaaatttctatgacACTGCTGCTGCCTCCTATATAAGTGGCAATAACTCTCAACAAGATGAATTAGCGGCAAATTTGTTGCATTTACAGAAATTACAATTAACAGACTTGTTGCCACCTTTAGCAGCAAGTAATTCCACAACAGCAATACCTTATCACTTACAAAATACTGCTGCCACCTTGAATTTATCGTCACCACCAGCGAcctcatttttaaattattttcaacaacATTTGCGAGCTTTAATACAAAGACAAAATTTGGTGACAACCACCACAACACCCTTTCCACCATGGTCAACTTCGTTAGCCGGtaataacagcagcaacagcaatagACACTTGTTGCTGGCCTCAGCAGCCGAAGTACCAGAAGCTACTTTTTTAACACCACCACCTCCACCGGCCCCTTTAACTACTTCAACAGCAcaaattttggatttattaCCCTTAAGCCTTTTAACGGATTCATTTTTAAGCCTTAATCCATCCTACCCTCCCTCCTTAACATCTACATACCTACCTCCTTCAACATCCCTCTCACCCAATTTAAGTAATCCTCAacaattgaaattatataaacaatatttagctTTGGAAAAGGCTCAACtaagtaatttaataaattccaaaaatttccatCATACACCTCTTAACTCTATAAATGGTTATCATTCGGCCTCTTTGAATTTAAGTCAGTTAACTGCCCCTATTCCAAATCTAAAAACCTCCTCCTCCACCACATCATCAATAAACTGTGATCaactgcagcagcaacaacaaaaagagcAACGTGCCTTGCGTAAACGTCGTGATAATCtcaaagatttatttttaaaacagtctCAAAACTCATCCACCGCAATAAATTTAACCTCAGATTGTGATACGGATGAACTATTGCCACCACCCAAAAAGAAATGGATACGTCATTATTTAAAGG AAGATgcaaacaacaccaacaacaacagtaatgaTAATAATACCACTGATACTAAAAACACCTCATTCATGTTACTGACCAATTCCACCTCaagcaaattgttaaaatcctCATCAAGCTCATCATTGTCGCCACCCATACAAATGGCAACAGATGACGAAGAACCAGAAGATGTCACAATGATGAAATCTAAAACAGCTGCTGAGACTGCGGCGACGGATGGTGGCAATATGTCCACATTTACTTTAATAGGTAGAAATGGTGAAATTATAGGAAATGCTGCTGCCAGCAAACAAATGTTGTTGGCAAATGGCATACGCATAGCGGCTCCCACAGCCACTATAGGCCAAGTAACGCAGCAACCGGCCACAACACAAGTGTCCCTGTCTAAGGCCATTAATATaccttttaataataaaaatatacccCTCATAACCGGCTTTCCCTATCAATTAACTCCAACATCCTCGTCGCCGTCAACGTCTCAGCAAGCACAACAACAAACCGCCAATGGCGGTAGTTGTATGGTTTTAACTAATCGCCCAAAAACTTTTATACCCTTGACACCGCCACCCATGTCGagtagaaaatttgttgaaccCACACAATCACGTATACGAAGTTTCTCACTATCCTCCCATAAACTTTCAGCCAACCAGCATCATCAGTTGCACAatggcaacaacagcaacagtatGATGGTCGATGAAATACCACCAACGCAACAGCATCATCATAGTTTCGGTACAAACTCATCGTCCAGTCAACACTCGACTTCTAGCCAACACTCACCGCCCCGTCATGTGTCGTCCTCGTTGGGAGCCTCATCGGCTGGCAGTCATTATATGCATATGCTTAATGCTGCTGGTGGACAGCAGTCAGCGGTAGGAGCCGGTTCAAATCATGTAACACATGCTACGCCTAGAAGGCGTACCATTAGTTCCACAAGTAATGG GGCTGGTACCCGTGAAGTTcataataaattagaaaagaaTCGTCGTGCCCATTTAAAAGAATGCTATGAAGCATTGAAAAATCAATTATCTTTGAAAGATGAAGATCGCAGAAAAACCTCCAATTTAGCTATATTGGGTGAAGCTTTAAAATGTGTCCAA ACTTTCCAAAAACGTGCTCAAGAACTGGAAGTTGAATCGGAACATTTAGCGAATGAGAAAATCAATTTACAAAAACGTATTGTTAGCTTAAAGCGTGAACTTGGTCCAAAGTATGAACAAATGTTTTCGGGATTAGGTATTTTTTCTGATATCGAAATTGGTAGCATTCCAAATGAGAGAG AAACAATAAATGATACACATTCTCTTTCATCTGGACGTGGCAGTACATTGTACAGTTCATCTAGTTCGCTATCAAGTGGCGGCAGTAATGGCAGCAGCAGTGGTGGCAGCGGCAGCAATACAATGTCATCACCAGTTGGTGCTGGT tTACAAACTGCAATGCCCACAACAATATCTCCTGTGATAAATAAAATCaaccacaacagcaacaacaacaatattaattcTACATCACCAATATCAATTAATAGCAACAGTAATGTTGTCATCCAACAACAACAGCGTAAAAATCCCACAATTACTACCACCATACAAGCTGTAGCAATTCCTACTCAGGGTGGAGGGGGAGGAGGTGGCATTAGCAGTCCACCAGCTGGTAGTCCTACGGCCCTTGTTACATTTGGTAGCAGTCTACCATTATCATTGacagccaaaaatatatcagcTACTGCTGTAACCCGTGGTTCACCCACACCCTCGACACCCTCACCGTCGCCGTCCTCATCGAGTGGTGTCTCTTCGTCATCGTCATTGATCTCGTCATCACCTCCAATTAATGGGGTGATTAATAATGGTCGAAATGTGACCGTTAACATTCCTAATGGTTTGAAATTGCAAGcaactgctgctgttgctggaGCTGGTCTAAATGGTAACGGCAGCGGTGGTGGTATTGCTGTAAGCAGCCTTATTGCAGGTGGAATTGGAAATGGATCGACAGCCACAGCTGCCGCAACAATATTGGCTACTTCAGCACCCGCCCAAGGagttaataatacaaataatggtaagtttccaaaaataaaaattctttcaacGATAAACTGa
- the LOC111690008 gene encoding putative uncharacterized protein DDB_G0277255 isoform X4: MWQPSLNKNFYDTAAASYISGNNSQQDELAANLLHLQKLQLTDLLPPLAASNSTTAIPYHLQNTAATLNLSSPPATSFLNYFQQHLRALIQRQNLVTTTTTPFPPWSTSLAGNNSSNSNRHLLLASAAEVPEATFLTPPPPPAPLTTSTAQILDLLPLSLLTDSFLSLNPSYPPSLTSTYLPPSTSLSPNLSNPQQLKLYKQYLALEKAQLSNLINSKNFHHTPLNSINGYHSASLNLSQLTAPIPNLKTSSSTTSSINCDQLQQQQQKEQRALRKRRDNLKDLFLKQSQNSSTAINLTSDCDTDELLPPPKKKWIRHYLKANQHHQLHNGNNSNSMMVDEIPPTQQHHHSFGTNSSSSQHSTSSQHSPPRHVSSSLGASSAGSHYMHMLNAAGGQQSAVGAGSNHVTHATPRRRTISSTSNGAGTREVHNKLEKNRRAHLKECYEALKNQLSLKDEDRRKTSNLAILGEALKCVQTFQKRAQELEVESEHLANEKINLQKRIVSLKRELGPKYEQMFSGLGIFSDIEIGSIPNERETINDTHSLSSGRGSTLYSSSSSLSSGGSNGSSSGGSGSNTMSSPVGAGLQTAMPTTISPVINKINHNSNNNNINSTSPISINSNSNVVIQQQQRKNPTITTTIQAVAIPTQGGGGGGGISSPPAGSPTALVTFGSSLPLSLTAKNISATAVTRGSPTPSTPSPSPSSSSGVSSSSSLISSSPPINGVINNGRNVTVNIPNGLKLQATAAVAGAGLNGNGSGGGIAVSSLIAGGIGNGSTATAAATILATSAPAQGVNNTNNGKFPKIKILSTIN; encoded by the exons atgtGGCAACcttccttaaataaaaatttctatgacACTGCTGCTGCCTCCTATATAAGTGGCAATAACTCTCAACAAGATGAATTAGCGGCAAATTTGTTGCATTTACAGAAATTACAATTAACAGACTTGTTGCCACCTTTAGCAGCAAGTAATTCCACAACAGCAATACCTTATCACTTACAAAATACTGCTGCCACCTTGAATTTATCGTCACCACCAGCGAcctcatttttaaattattttcaacaacATTTGCGAGCTTTAATACAAAGACAAAATTTGGTGACAACCACCACAACACCCTTTCCACCATGGTCAACTTCGTTAGCCGGtaataacagcagcaacagcaatagACACTTGTTGCTGGCCTCAGCAGCCGAAGTACCAGAAGCTACTTTTTTAACACCACCACCTCCACCGGCCCCTTTAACTACTTCAACAGCAcaaattttggatttattaCCCTTAAGCCTTTTAACGGATTCATTTTTAAGCCTTAATCCATCCTACCCTCCCTCCTTAACATCTACATACCTACCTCCTTCAACATCCCTCTCACCCAATTTAAGTAATCCTCAacaattgaaattatataaacaatatttagctTTGGAAAAGGCTCAACtaagtaatttaataaattccaaaaatttccatCATACACCTCTTAACTCTATAAATGGTTATCATTCGGCCTCTTTGAATTTAAGTCAGTTAACTGCCCCTATTCCAAATCTAAAAACCTCCTCCTCCACCACATCATCAATAAACTGTGATCaactgcagcagcaacaacaaaaagagcAACGTGCCTTGCGTAAACGTCGTGATAATCtcaaagatttatttttaaaacagtctCAAAACTCATCCACCGCAATAAATTTAACCTCAGATTGTGATACGGATGAACTATTGCCACCACCCAAAAAGAAATGGATACGTCATTATTTAAAGG CCAACCAGCATCATCAGTTGCACAatggcaacaacagcaacagtatGATGGTCGATGAAATACCACCAACGCAACAGCATCATCATAGTTTCGGTACAAACTCATCGTCCAGTCAACACTCGACTTCTAGCCAACACTCACCGCCCCGTCATGTGTCGTCCTCGTTGGGAGCCTCATCGGCTGGCAGTCATTATATGCATATGCTTAATGCTGCTGGTGGACAGCAGTCAGCGGTAGGAGCCGGTTCAAATCATGTAACACATGCTACGCCTAGAAGGCGTACCATTAGTTCCACAAGTAATGG GGCTGGTACCCGTGAAGTTcataataaattagaaaagaaTCGTCGTGCCCATTTAAAAGAATGCTATGAAGCATTGAAAAATCAATTATCTTTGAAAGATGAAGATCGCAGAAAAACCTCCAATTTAGCTATATTGGGTGAAGCTTTAAAATGTGTCCAA ACTTTCCAAAAACGTGCTCAAGAACTGGAAGTTGAATCGGAACATTTAGCGAATGAGAAAATCAATTTACAAAAACGTATTGTTAGCTTAAAGCGTGAACTTGGTCCAAAGTATGAACAAATGTTTTCGGGATTAGGTATTTTTTCTGATATCGAAATTGGTAGCATTCCAAATGAGAGAG AAACAATAAATGATACACATTCTCTTTCATCTGGACGTGGCAGTACATTGTACAGTTCATCTAGTTCGCTATCAAGTGGCGGCAGTAATGGCAGCAGCAGTGGTGGCAGCGGCAGCAATACAATGTCATCACCAGTTGGTGCTGGT tTACAAACTGCAATGCCCACAACAATATCTCCTGTGATAAATAAAATCaaccacaacagcaacaacaacaatattaattcTACATCACCAATATCAATTAATAGCAACAGTAATGTTGTCATCCAACAACAACAGCGTAAAAATCCCACAATTACTACCACCATACAAGCTGTAGCAATTCCTACTCAGGGTGGAGGGGGAGGAGGTGGCATTAGCAGTCCACCAGCTGGTAGTCCTACGGCCCTTGTTACATTTGGTAGCAGTCTACCATTATCATTGacagccaaaaatatatcagcTACTGCTGTAACCCGTGGTTCACCCACACCCTCGACACCCTCACCGTCGCCGTCCTCATCGAGTGGTGTCTCTTCGTCATCGTCATTGATCTCGTCATCACCTCCAATTAATGGGGTGATTAATAATGGTCGAAATGTGACCGTTAACATTCCTAATGGTTTGAAATTGCAAGcaactgctgctgttgctggaGCTGGTCTAAATGGTAACGGCAGCGGTGGTGGTATTGCTGTAAGCAGCCTTATTGCAGGTGGAATTGGAAATGGATCGACAGCCACAGCTGCCGCAACAATATTGGCTACTTCAGCACCCGCCCAAGGagttaataatacaaataatggtaagtttccaaaaataaaaattctttcaacGATAAACTGa
- the LOC111680900 gene encoding thioredoxin reductase 2, mitochondrial isoform X1 has translation MNYFVFLPASEAKNSKDKRRSVYKSDYLDIRLKHSMMSDEESEINNEIENEEQVESKEQENDINNDDDEYDYDLIVLGGGSGGLACAKEAVANGAKVACLDYVTPTPLGTKWGIGGTCVNVGCIPKKLMHQASLLGEAVHEAAAYGWEIPNKENIKADWGKLVQAVQNHIKSVNWVTRVDLRDKKVEYINGLGSLKDQYTVVAKMKNNTERTLTGRNIVIAVGGRPRYPDIPGAVEYGITSDDLFSLDRAPGKTLVVGAGYIGLECAGFLKGLGYDATVMVRSIVLRGFDQQMANIVADSMVERGIPFLHKTIPKSVEKTPEGRLLVKYINTETQEEGSDVYDTVLWAIGRKGLVDDLNLAAAGVEVKNDKIPVNEAEQTNVPNIYAIGDIILNRPELTPVAIHAGRLLARRLFGNSKQIMDYSDVATTVFSPLEYACVGMAEEDAIKKYGEDNIEVFHGFYKPTEFFIPQKSVRYCYVKAVAERSGDQKVLGLHYVGPVAGEVIQGFAAAVKSGLTMKILLNTVGIHPTTAEEFTRLAITKRSGLDPTPASCCS, from the exons atgaattattttgtatttttacctGCATCTGAAGCTAAAAATTCTAAAGATAAACGTCGTTCCGTTTATAAATCTGATTATCTTGACATACGTTTAAAACATTCTATGATGAGTGATGAAGAGTcagaaataaataatgaaatcgAGAATGAAGAACAGGTTGAGTCGAAGGAACAAGAGAATGATATTAATAATGATGATG aTGAATACGATTATGATTTAATTGTCTTGGGAGGTGGTTCAGGCGGTTTGGCTTGTGCCAAAGAAGCTGTAGCAAATGGCGCTAAAGTAGCTTGTTTAGATTATGTAACACCCACACCACTCGGTACCAAATGGGGTATTGGTGGTACTTGCGTAAATGTGGGTTGTATACCCAAGAAATTAATGCATCAAGCTTCACTTCTAGGAGAAGCTGTTCAT GAAGCTGCTGCTTATGGTTGGGAAATTcctaataaagaaaacattaaagcCGATTGGGGTAAATTGGTGCAGGCTGTACAAAATCACATTAAATCTGTCAACTGGGTGACACGTGTTGATTTGCGTGACAA gAAAGTTGAGTATATCAATGGCTTGGGTTCTTTAAAGGATCAATACACCGTTGTGGCTAAAATGAAGAACAATACTGAACGTACTTTGACTGGTCGTAATATTGTTATAGCTGTTGGTGGCCGTCCTCGTTATCCTGATATTCCTGGAGCTGTAGAATATGGTATTACCAGTGATGATCTTTTCAGTTTAGACAGAGCTCCTGGCAAAACTTTAGTTGTGGGTGCTGGCT ATATTGGTTTAGAATGCGCTGGTTTCCTTAAGGGTTTAGGTTATGATGCCACCGTTATGGTGCGTTCTATTGTTTTGCGTGGTTTTGATCAACAAATGGCCAATATTGTAGCCGATTCTATGGTTGAACGTGGTATTCCTTTCTTACATAAAACCATTCCCAAATCTGTAGAGAAAACACCTGAAGGTCGTCTTTTGGTAAAATACATTAATACCGAGACTCAAGAGGAGGGCAGTGATGTTTATGACACCGTTTTATGGGCTATTGGTCGCAAGGGTTTGGTTGATGATCTCAATCTTGCTGCGGCTGGTGTTGAAGTTAAGAACGATAAAATTCCCGTCAACGAGGCCGAACAAACAAATGTTCCCAATATTTATGCTATTGGTGATATTATTCTTAATCGTCCTGAATTGACACCGGTTGCCATACACGCTGGTCGCCTATTGGCTCGTCGTTTGTTTGGCAATTCAAAACAGATTATGGATTACTCAGATGTGGCTACCACTGTATTTTCTCCTCTAGAATATGCCTGTGTGGGTATGGCTGAGGAGGATGCTATTAAGAAATATGGTGAAGATAATATTGAAGTATTCCATGGTTTCTACAAGCCAACAGAGTTCTTTATTCCCCAAAAGAGTGTGCGTTATTGTTATGTTAAGGCTGTGGCTGAACGTAGTGGTGACCAAAAGGTTTTGGGTCTACATTATGTAGGTCCTGTAGCTGGTGAGGTTATTCAAGGTTTCGCCGCTGCTGTTAA ATCTGGTCTTACCATGAAAATCTTATTGAATACTGTTGGTATTCATCCCACTACCGCTGAAGAATTTACTCGTCTTGCTATTACAAAACGTTCCGGTTTAGATCCCACTCCCGCTTCTTGCTGCAGTTAA
- the LOC111680900 gene encoding thioredoxin reductase 1, mitochondrial isoform X2, translating into MMSDEESEINNEIENEEQVESKEQENDINNDDDEYDYDLIVLGGGSGGLACAKEAVANGAKVACLDYVTPTPLGTKWGIGGTCVNVGCIPKKLMHQASLLGEAVHEAAAYGWEIPNKENIKADWGKLVQAVQNHIKSVNWVTRVDLRDKKVEYINGLGSLKDQYTVVAKMKNNTERTLTGRNIVIAVGGRPRYPDIPGAVEYGITSDDLFSLDRAPGKTLVVGAGYIGLECAGFLKGLGYDATVMVRSIVLRGFDQQMANIVADSMVERGIPFLHKTIPKSVEKTPEGRLLVKYINTETQEEGSDVYDTVLWAIGRKGLVDDLNLAAAGVEVKNDKIPVNEAEQTNVPNIYAIGDIILNRPELTPVAIHAGRLLARRLFGNSKQIMDYSDVATTVFSPLEYACVGMAEEDAIKKYGEDNIEVFHGFYKPTEFFIPQKSVRYCYVKAVAERSGDQKVLGLHYVGPVAGEVIQGFAAAVKSGLTMKILLNTVGIHPTTAEEFTRLAITKRSGLDPTPASCCS; encoded by the exons ATGATGAGTGATGAAGAGTcagaaataaataatgaaatcgAGAATGAAGAACAGGTTGAGTCGAAGGAACAAGAGAATGATATTAATAATGATGATG aTGAATACGATTATGATTTAATTGTCTTGGGAGGTGGTTCAGGCGGTTTGGCTTGTGCCAAAGAAGCTGTAGCAAATGGCGCTAAAGTAGCTTGTTTAGATTATGTAACACCCACACCACTCGGTACCAAATGGGGTATTGGTGGTACTTGCGTAAATGTGGGTTGTATACCCAAGAAATTAATGCATCAAGCTTCACTTCTAGGAGAAGCTGTTCAT GAAGCTGCTGCTTATGGTTGGGAAATTcctaataaagaaaacattaaagcCGATTGGGGTAAATTGGTGCAGGCTGTACAAAATCACATTAAATCTGTCAACTGGGTGACACGTGTTGATTTGCGTGACAA gAAAGTTGAGTATATCAATGGCTTGGGTTCTTTAAAGGATCAATACACCGTTGTGGCTAAAATGAAGAACAATACTGAACGTACTTTGACTGGTCGTAATATTGTTATAGCTGTTGGTGGCCGTCCTCGTTATCCTGATATTCCTGGAGCTGTAGAATATGGTATTACCAGTGATGATCTTTTCAGTTTAGACAGAGCTCCTGGCAAAACTTTAGTTGTGGGTGCTGGCT ATATTGGTTTAGAATGCGCTGGTTTCCTTAAGGGTTTAGGTTATGATGCCACCGTTATGGTGCGTTCTATTGTTTTGCGTGGTTTTGATCAACAAATGGCCAATATTGTAGCCGATTCTATGGTTGAACGTGGTATTCCTTTCTTACATAAAACCATTCCCAAATCTGTAGAGAAAACACCTGAAGGTCGTCTTTTGGTAAAATACATTAATACCGAGACTCAAGAGGAGGGCAGTGATGTTTATGACACCGTTTTATGGGCTATTGGTCGCAAGGGTTTGGTTGATGATCTCAATCTTGCTGCGGCTGGTGTTGAAGTTAAGAACGATAAAATTCCCGTCAACGAGGCCGAACAAACAAATGTTCCCAATATTTATGCTATTGGTGATATTATTCTTAATCGTCCTGAATTGACACCGGTTGCCATACACGCTGGTCGCCTATTGGCTCGTCGTTTGTTTGGCAATTCAAAACAGATTATGGATTACTCAGATGTGGCTACCACTGTATTTTCTCCTCTAGAATATGCCTGTGTGGGTATGGCTGAGGAGGATGCTATTAAGAAATATGGTGAAGATAATATTGAAGTATTCCATGGTTTCTACAAGCCAACAGAGTTCTTTATTCCCCAAAAGAGTGTGCGTTATTGTTATGTTAAGGCTGTGGCTGAACGTAGTGGTGACCAAAAGGTTTTGGGTCTACATTATGTAGGTCCTGTAGCTGGTGAGGTTATTCAAGGTTTCGCCGCTGCTGTTAA ATCTGGTCTTACCATGAAAATCTTATTGAATACTGTTGGTATTCATCCCACTACCGCTGAAGAATTTACTCGTCTTGCTATTACAAAACGTTCCGGTTTAGATCCCACTCCCGCTTCTTGCTGCAGTTAA
- the LOC111680900 gene encoding thioredoxin reductase 1, mitochondrial isoform X3, whose amino-acid sequence MGAVFSRLYCPRPKGLDEYDYDLIVLGGGSGGLACAKEAVANGAKVACLDYVTPTPLGTKWGIGGTCVNVGCIPKKLMHQASLLGEAVHEAAAYGWEIPNKENIKADWGKLVQAVQNHIKSVNWVTRVDLRDKKVEYINGLGSLKDQYTVVAKMKNNTERTLTGRNIVIAVGGRPRYPDIPGAVEYGITSDDLFSLDRAPGKTLVVGAGYIGLECAGFLKGLGYDATVMVRSIVLRGFDQQMANIVADSMVERGIPFLHKTIPKSVEKTPEGRLLVKYINTETQEEGSDVYDTVLWAIGRKGLVDDLNLAAAGVEVKNDKIPVNEAEQTNVPNIYAIGDIILNRPELTPVAIHAGRLLARRLFGNSKQIMDYSDVATTVFSPLEYACVGMAEEDAIKKYGEDNIEVFHGFYKPTEFFIPQKSVRYCYVKAVAERSGDQKVLGLHYVGPVAGEVIQGFAAAVKSGLTMKILLNTVGIHPTTAEEFTRLAITKRSGLDPTPASCCS is encoded by the exons ATGGGAGCTGTATTTTCACGTTTATATTGTCCGCGTCCAAAAGGATTAG aTGAATACGATTATGATTTAATTGTCTTGGGAGGTGGTTCAGGCGGTTTGGCTTGTGCCAAAGAAGCTGTAGCAAATGGCGCTAAAGTAGCTTGTTTAGATTATGTAACACCCACACCACTCGGTACCAAATGGGGTATTGGTGGTACTTGCGTAAATGTGGGTTGTATACCCAAGAAATTAATGCATCAAGCTTCACTTCTAGGAGAAGCTGTTCAT GAAGCTGCTGCTTATGGTTGGGAAATTcctaataaagaaaacattaaagcCGATTGGGGTAAATTGGTGCAGGCTGTACAAAATCACATTAAATCTGTCAACTGGGTGACACGTGTTGATTTGCGTGACAA gAAAGTTGAGTATATCAATGGCTTGGGTTCTTTAAAGGATCAATACACCGTTGTGGCTAAAATGAAGAACAATACTGAACGTACTTTGACTGGTCGTAATATTGTTATAGCTGTTGGTGGCCGTCCTCGTTATCCTGATATTCCTGGAGCTGTAGAATATGGTATTACCAGTGATGATCTTTTCAGTTTAGACAGAGCTCCTGGCAAAACTTTAGTTGTGGGTGCTGGCT ATATTGGTTTAGAATGCGCTGGTTTCCTTAAGGGTTTAGGTTATGATGCCACCGTTATGGTGCGTTCTATTGTTTTGCGTGGTTTTGATCAACAAATGGCCAATATTGTAGCCGATTCTATGGTTGAACGTGGTATTCCTTTCTTACATAAAACCATTCCCAAATCTGTAGAGAAAACACCTGAAGGTCGTCTTTTGGTAAAATACATTAATACCGAGACTCAAGAGGAGGGCAGTGATGTTTATGACACCGTTTTATGGGCTATTGGTCGCAAGGGTTTGGTTGATGATCTCAATCTTGCTGCGGCTGGTGTTGAAGTTAAGAACGATAAAATTCCCGTCAACGAGGCCGAACAAACAAATGTTCCCAATATTTATGCTATTGGTGATATTATTCTTAATCGTCCTGAATTGACACCGGTTGCCATACACGCTGGTCGCCTATTGGCTCGTCGTTTGTTTGGCAATTCAAAACAGATTATGGATTACTCAGATGTGGCTACCACTGTATTTTCTCCTCTAGAATATGCCTGTGTGGGTATGGCTGAGGAGGATGCTATTAAGAAATATGGTGAAGATAATATTGAAGTATTCCATGGTTTCTACAAGCCAACAGAGTTCTTTATTCCCCAAAAGAGTGTGCGTTATTGTTATGTTAAGGCTGTGGCTGAACGTAGTGGTGACCAAAAGGTTTTGGGTCTACATTATGTAGGTCCTGTAGCTGGTGAGGTTATTCAAGGTTTCGCCGCTGCTGTTAA ATCTGGTCTTACCATGAAAATCTTATTGAATACTGTTGGTATTCATCCCACTACCGCTGAAGAATTTACTCGTCTTGCTATTACAAAACGTTCCGGTTTAGATCCCACTCCCGCTTCTTGCTGCAGTTAA